In Myxococcus stipitatus, the following are encoded in one genomic region:
- a CDS encoding RNA polymerase sigma factor — MSLGETGRRVVVMPARRVALERAPDEDLCRAFLDGEEAAFEVLVTRHRALVFSLVRRYATRPEDAADLTQAAFLRALEASRRVFARWSPRGPTPFRAWLVRIALNLAKNHARNGRRWRPVLVEAPDDAAAEDPGESAQEGLERAERARRVREGVLLLPRRQREVLTLRVDGGLAFKDIAETLGITENNAKVQFHLAVKRLKARVAEPEETQ, encoded by the coding sequence GTGAGCCTCGGGGAGACAGGCCGACGGGTGGTGGTGATGCCGGCGCGCCGGGTGGCCCTGGAGCGGGCCCCGGACGAGGACCTCTGCCGCGCGTTCCTGGACGGAGAGGAAGCGGCCTTCGAGGTGCTGGTGACGCGGCACCGGGCGCTCGTCTTCTCGCTGGTGCGCCGCTATGCCACCCGCCCCGAGGACGCGGCGGACCTGACGCAGGCGGCGTTCCTGCGGGCGCTGGAGGCCTCGCGCCGCGTGTTCGCGCGGTGGAGCCCTCGCGGCCCCACGCCCTTTCGCGCCTGGCTGGTGCGCATCGCACTCAACCTGGCGAAGAACCACGCCCGGAACGGCCGCCGGTGGCGCCCCGTGCTGGTGGAGGCCCCGGACGACGCGGCGGCGGAGGACCCCGGAGAGTCGGCCCAGGAAGGCCTGGAGCGCGCGGAGCGGGCGCGGCGCGTGCGCGAGGGAGTCCTCCTGCTGCCCCGGCGCCAACGCGAGGTCCTGACGCTGCGCGTGGATGGCGGGCTGGCGTTCAAGGACATTGCCGAGACGCTCGGCATCACGGAGAACAATGCGAAGGTGCAGTTCCACCTGGCCGTGAAGCGTCTGAAGGCGCGGGTGGCCGAGCCGGAGGAGACGCAGTGA
- a CDS encoding DNA-methyltransferase — MTSALPPDALRCIRADSREPQGYRAALGERRASLLLTDPPYCLLTRRRKGGDLRDPRAHKKIDQNPIVRFETVRDYRAFSEAWMSRALEHLTPDAPLIIWTNLLGKEPILNAAKGLGYPHLRGEFTWGKRTTDKNANEQTLRVYEVALVIARTPEPPLSPADLPTVWAVVGGYDDDGEAARWGGHPHHKPFSVVEPLVRTYSRPGDTVLDPFAGSGSLPSAALRLGRHPACLEIEPEWAERVTHRLRETAAALAQPPSAR, encoded by the coding sequence ATGACTTCCGCTCTCCCTCCCGACGCCCTTCGCTGCATCCGCGCCGACTCCCGTGAGCCCCAGGGCTACCGCGCCGCCCTGGGCGAGCGCCGCGCGTCGCTGCTCTTGACCGACCCGCCCTATTGCCTGCTCACCCGGCGCCGCAAGGGCGGGGACCTGAGAGACCCGCGCGCCCACAAGAAGATCGACCAGAACCCCATCGTCCGCTTCGAGACCGTGCGCGACTACCGCGCGTTCTCCGAGGCGTGGATGTCGCGCGCGCTGGAGCACCTGACCCCAGACGCGCCGCTCATCATCTGGACGAACCTCCTGGGCAAGGAGCCCATCCTCAACGCGGCGAAGGGGCTGGGCTATCCCCACCTGCGCGGCGAGTTCACCTGGGGCAAGCGCACCACGGACAAGAACGCGAACGAGCAGACGCTGCGCGTCTATGAAGTCGCGCTCGTCATCGCCCGTACGCCCGAGCCGCCGCTCTCACCCGCGGACCTGCCCACGGTGTGGGCCGTCGTCGGTGGCTACGACGATGATGGCGAGGCCGCGCGCTGGGGCGGCCATCCGCACCACAAGCCCTTCTCCGTCGTCGAGCCCCTGGTGCGCACCTACAGCCGCCCCGGGGACACCGTGTTGGACCCGTTCGCGGGGAGTGGCTCGTTGCCCTCGGCCGCGCTGCGGCTGGGCCGTCATCCCGCGTGCCTCGAAATCGAGCCCGAGTGGGCCGAGCGTGTCACGCACCGCCTGCGCGAGACGGCCGCCGCGTTGGCTCAGCCGCCGAGCGCCCGGTAG
- a CDS encoding DUF2381 family protein, translating to MFIWGVMMALGAEASGLEAASGSLAPVRRIEVSADARAPVPEIHIAPGRSTTFFFDARVRPDEVVLEGRERFERLGLSEDHLALIPSSLFRDGERLLLELRFRDGAAPERAAFILVVDAARGEPQVEVFRAVRSVESYRLEVQELKARVAQLQAELTRQRPEGRSRAIESAVAEMEDRDAMVLMRLSPLKVVAHPDITVVQAWRVEARGLWKSLRLEMRARKGGAEWVATGASLSDEGGRVFDVAAPWQSAPLVDGNGAILVVLVNGATPADSRRYVLKLWDDRGRTATVEGLTFKPL from the coding sequence GTGTTCATCTGGGGAGTGATGATGGCCTTGGGCGCGGAGGCCTCCGGGCTCGAGGCGGCTTCGGGCTCCCTGGCTCCGGTTCGCCGAATCGAGGTCAGCGCGGATGCGCGCGCGCCGGTTCCCGAGATTCACATCGCTCCGGGCCGCTCCACGACGTTCTTCTTCGATGCGCGCGTCCGCCCGGACGAGGTCGTCCTGGAAGGCCGCGAGCGTTTCGAGCGGCTGGGGCTCTCCGAGGACCACCTGGCCCTCATCCCCTCGAGTCTCTTTCGGGATGGGGAGCGGCTGCTCCTGGAGCTGCGCTTCCGGGATGGCGCGGCGCCCGAGCGCGCGGCGTTCATCCTGGTGGTGGATGCCGCGCGGGGTGAGCCCCAGGTGGAGGTCTTTCGCGCGGTCCGCTCCGTGGAGTCCTACCGCCTGGAAGTCCAGGAGCTGAAGGCGCGTGTGGCGCAGCTGCAGGCCGAGCTGACGCGCCAGCGCCCCGAGGGGCGGTCGCGCGCCATCGAGTCCGCCGTGGCGGAGATGGAGGACCGCGACGCCATGGTCCTCATGCGCCTGTCCCCCCTCAAGGTGGTGGCGCATCCGGACATCACCGTGGTGCAGGCCTGGCGTGTCGAGGCTCGCGGCCTGTGGAAGTCGCTGCGCCTGGAGATGCGCGCGCGCAAGGGGGGCGCGGAGTGGGTCGCGACGGGGGCCTCCCTGTCGGACGAAGGTGGGCGCGTCTTCGACGTCGCGGCGCCCTGGCAGTCGGCGCCGCTGGTGGACGGGAATGGCGCGATACTCGTGGTCCTGGTGAACGGCGCCACCCCGGCGGACTCGCGGCGCTATGTCCTCAAGCTGTGGGACGACCGGGGCCGGACGGCCACGGTCGAGGGGCTGACGTTCAAGCCGCTCTAG
- a CDS encoding DUF4136 domain-containing protein, which translates to MRLHPRLAPLLLAGLFMACASINVSSNYDPSAVQEIDSFKTYAWLPQPEGGDKRVYNPIIGNQVMKAADDVLQSRGYQKVDASANPDFLMGWHGSIQDRLEADTVNGYYGYPYSPLWDPFWGGPVVAAAPETYVREYEEGTILLDVVDGKSKQLVWRGKAQSELNENASAEKQQKKLTQSVDKILERFPPKPGKK; encoded by the coding sequence ATGCGTCTGCACCCGCGACTCGCGCCCTTGTTGTTGGCGGGGCTCTTCATGGCCTGCGCGAGCATCAACGTCAGCTCCAACTACGACCCGTCGGCCGTACAGGAGATCGACAGTTTCAAGACGTACGCCTGGCTCCCGCAGCCCGAGGGCGGCGACAAGCGCGTCTACAACCCCATCATTGGCAACCAGGTGATGAAGGCGGCGGACGACGTGCTGCAGTCCCGCGGCTACCAGAAGGTGGACGCCAGCGCGAACCCTGACTTCCTCATGGGCTGGCACGGCTCCATCCAGGACAGGCTGGAGGCCGACACGGTCAATGGCTACTACGGCTATCCGTACAGCCCCTTGTGGGATCCCTTCTGGGGGGGCCCCGTCGTCGCCGCGGCTCCGGAGACCTATGTCCGCGAGTACGAAGAGGGCACCATCCTGCTCGACGTCGTGGACGGGAAGTCCAAGCAGCTCGTCTGGCGCGGCAAGGCGCAGTCGGAGCTGAACGAGAACGCGTCGGCCGAGAAGCAGCAGAAGAAGCTCACCCAGTCGGTGGACAAGATTTTGGAGCGCTTCCCGCCCAAGCCCGGGAAGAAGTAG
- a CDS encoding peroxiredoxin, with the protein MLAIGDLAPDFSAIDCHGVPLSLSALKGRRVVLFFFPKSFTLGCTIENRAFRDNHLRLQELGAELVGVSVDTQKTQCEFAAKEDIHFSLLGDPDRVISHAYDVLWPVLRVDRRVTFIIGPDGRIEDIIRHELRVYRHLDDVLRYLETHRLPAALDSAA; encoded by the coding sequence ATGCTCGCCATCGGAGACCTCGCGCCAGACTTTTCCGCCATCGACTGTCATGGCGTGCCGCTGAGCCTGTCGGCGCTCAAGGGCCGCCGCGTCGTGCTCTTCTTCTTCCCCAAGTCCTTCACGCTGGGCTGCACCATCGAGAACCGCGCGTTCCGGGACAATCACCTGCGCCTGCAGGAGCTGGGCGCGGAGTTGGTGGGAGTCTCCGTGGACACGCAGAAGACGCAGTGCGAGTTCGCGGCGAAGGAGGACATCCACTTCTCCCTGTTGGGAGACCCGGACCGGGTCATCAGCCATGCGTACGACGTGCTCTGGCCCGTGCTGCGCGTGGACCGGCGCGTCACGTTCATCATCGGCCCGGACGGCCGTATCGAGGACATCATCCGGCACGAGCTGCGCGTGTACCGCCACCTGGACGATGTCCTGCGCTACCTGGAGACCCACCGGCTTCCGGCGGCGCTCGACTCGGCCGCTTGA
- a CDS encoding serine/threonine protein kinase codes for MSAAPFHPDQLAPGSVVGPWRVVASLGAGGFGRVFKVERGGRSFTMKMALRPAGPQASEEEDVNGRLSHEVAALLACAPHPNLPRVHAVDRWPDPPDGYLYFVTDYIDGETFHEWRWRVKPSAAHLLSVFTEVVRAVSDLHRRGLHHRDVKGDNLLIRRDDERPYLIDLGTVRMPGATTLTVGVAPASPHLLPPECVAFLREGQWEQGARFDAGIPGDLYALGALLYESLTDGYAFDPRLPYDRLLPAIETVTPRAPQAVNPKVPPALGDVAMRLLAKRPEERYAGTEALLQALWEVAKEKRQPAWKVSLDRPPDPDSPRDADADTPRLRIVPELIRPLENEPLADEQPEAPAPPPVALEVAAAEPAPGAPAHAPEVVSQISPEPRAAPARMHRGRALGIAATVLFIAGAAALGLARREPPPRSMQEVGTPSPLAEKGSPVVTSRASRPPNTPLPAVEPSSEATLPETVAAPPERVVALTEDAPGAVKAAPVAEPPVVPKKRGLQGGLGKAAAVACLAGACAGGSSHLRTEAPEQECPASTIELMRKMGVGPPRILSEMSYFLTEEHSGDPVPVPPEGPFVVYQLGRDIKKDYTSVVAIPRLTKLHGTIFPGKDRVFAWITEAEFPDGTRYPLCANLTWEGRSQLGQPYDPSSTPERKMLMPILTITTTKHLGRL; via the coding sequence GTGAGTGCCGCGCCGTTCCATCCGGACCAGCTTGCCCCGGGAAGCGTGGTGGGGCCGTGGCGCGTGGTGGCCTCGTTGGGGGCGGGGGGCTTTGGCCGCGTCTTCAAGGTGGAGCGGGGAGGGCGCTCCTTCACGATGAAGATGGCGCTTCGCCCGGCGGGCCCGCAGGCCTCCGAGGAGGAGGACGTCAACGGCCGGCTGTCACACGAGGTCGCCGCGCTGCTGGCCTGTGCGCCTCATCCCAACCTGCCCCGGGTCCACGCGGTGGACCGGTGGCCGGACCCACCCGACGGCTACCTGTACTTCGTCACCGACTACATCGATGGTGAGACGTTCCATGAGTGGCGCTGGCGGGTGAAGCCGTCGGCGGCGCACCTGCTGTCGGTGTTCACGGAGGTGGTGCGCGCGGTGTCGGACCTGCACCGGCGCGGGCTGCACCACCGCGACGTGAAGGGCGACAACCTGCTCATCCGCCGCGACGACGAGCGGCCCTACCTCATCGATCTGGGCACCGTGCGGATGCCCGGGGCGACGACGCTGACGGTGGGCGTGGCGCCCGCCTCGCCGCACCTCCTGCCGCCCGAATGCGTGGCCTTCCTGCGCGAGGGCCAGTGGGAGCAGGGCGCGCGCTTCGACGCGGGCATCCCCGGAGACCTCTACGCGCTGGGCGCGCTCTTGTACGAGTCGCTCACGGATGGCTACGCCTTCGACCCCCGGCTCCCATACGACCGGCTGCTGCCGGCCATCGAGACGGTGACGCCGCGAGCGCCCCAGGCCGTCAACCCGAAGGTCCCTCCCGCGTTGGGAGACGTCGCGATGCGGCTGCTCGCCAAGCGCCCCGAGGAGCGCTACGCGGGCACGGAGGCGCTCCTGCAGGCGCTCTGGGAGGTCGCGAAGGAGAAGCGGCAGCCGGCCTGGAAGGTGTCCCTGGACCGTCCTCCCGACCCGGATTCTCCGCGCGACGCGGACGCGGACACACCTCGGTTGCGCATCGTCCCCGAGCTCATCCGCCCGTTGGAGAACGAGCCCCTCGCGGACGAACAGCCCGAGGCACCGGCGCCACCGCCCGTGGCGCTCGAGGTGGCCGCCGCCGAGCCCGCGCCTGGCGCACCCGCGCATGCGCCTGAAGTCGTGTCCCAGATTTCGCCGGAGCCCCGGGCGGCGCCGGCGCGGATGCACCGAGGGCGGGCGCTTGGCATCGCCGCGACCGTTCTTTTCATCGCGGGTGCCGCGGCGCTTGGCCTCGCCCGCCGCGAGCCGCCCCCCCGCTCCATGCAGGAGGTTGGTACCCCCTCGCCTCTTGCCGAGAAAGGAAGTCCCGTCGTGACGAGCCGTGCCTCCCGCCCCCCGAACACACCCCTCCCCGCCGTCGAGCCCTCCTCGGAGGCAACCCTCCCGGAGACCGTCGCGGCCCCACCTGAGCGTGTCGTCGCGCTCACCGAGGATGCCCCCGGGGCCGTGAAGGCCGCGCCCGTGGCCGAGCCTCCTGTCGTCCCGAAGAAGCGGGGCCTGCAAGGCGGTCTGGGAAAGGCGGCGGCCGTGGCGTGTCTGGCCGGAGCCTGCGCGGGAGGCTCCTCGCACCTGCGGACGGAAGCGCCCGAGCAGGAGTGCCCCGCGTCGACCATCGAGCTGATGAGGAAGATGGGCGTCGGGCCCCCGCGCATCCTCTCCGAGATGAGCTACTTCCTCACCGAAGAGCACTCCGGGGACCCGGTGCCGGTGCCTCCCGAGGGCCCCTTCGTCGTCTATCAGCTCGGCCGGGACATCAAGAAGGACTACACCAGCGTCGTCGCCATCCCCCGGCTGACGAAGCTGCATGGCACCATCTTCCCGGGGAAGGACCGGGTCTTCGCCTGGATTACGGAGGCGGAGTTCCCCGACGGGACGCGATATCCGCTGTGCGCCAACCTCACCTGGGAGGGCCGCTCGCAGCTGGGTCAACCGTATGACCCATCAAGCACTCCCGAGCGGAAGATGTTGATGCCAATATTGACCATCACCACGACCAAGCACCTGGGAAGGTTGTAA
- a CDS encoding zf-HC2 domain-containing protein has product MAACPEQEARLDLHAAGALDTSETVLLVQHLESCAGCREAFAASVEMLSLLALPEPTASEKSAQDALPRRTLEAWQHEHARPSPWRRKMGVALAAAAAVAFAALVPGLMSPGGLTGGAASGAGDSASEAQQVEAQTLADFEAWAGLEPLEPGAVVEDEEALEDLEPSNEDDLLGETL; this is encoded by the coding sequence ATGGCCGCATGCCCGGAGCAGGAAGCACGGCTGGATTTGCATGCCGCGGGGGCGCTGGACACGTCGGAGACAGTCCTGTTGGTCCAGCACCTGGAGTCGTGCGCGGGGTGCCGCGAGGCCTTCGCCGCGTCGGTGGAGATGCTGTCGCTTCTGGCCCTCCCGGAGCCGACGGCGTCCGAGAAGAGCGCCCAGGACGCCCTGCCCCGGCGCACGCTGGAGGCGTGGCAACACGAGCACGCGCGCCCCTCGCCATGGCGCCGCAAGATGGGCGTGGCGCTGGCCGCCGCCGCCGCCGTGGCGTTCGCCGCCCTCGTCCCAGGCCTGATGAGTCCTGGGGGCCTCACGGGCGGAGCCGCCTCCGGCGCTGGAGATTCCGCTTCCGAAGCCCAGCAGGTGGAGGCGCAGACGCTCGCGGACTTCGAGGCGTGGGCGGGGCTGGAGCCGCTCGAGCCCGGCGCGGTGGTGGAAGACGAGGAGGCGCTCGAGGACCTCGAGCCCTCGAACGAGGACGACCTTCTGGGAGAGACGCTGTGA
- a CDS encoding TIGR02265 family protein produces the protein MVLEGSGSRIKGGVLISRLNLLRQQGGQLRVDLVLGRLPPSDQALLRKSLLPVAWYPLELNLRLDSAIAEVLSPEDESRAFIEMGRASAEESLRGPQHAFLQAGDPHFLLSQAARIYRFYYAVGSRTYDKTGPRSAILRTFSAENVTEADCLTIIGWHERAIELSGGLTPRITHPLCRAQGAPHCEYHCCWD, from the coding sequence ATGGTGCTGGAAGGCTCGGGCTCTCGCATCAAGGGGGGCGTCCTCATCTCCCGGCTGAACTTGCTGCGCCAGCAGGGTGGCCAGCTTCGGGTGGATCTGGTCCTGGGGCGGCTGCCGCCGTCCGACCAGGCGTTATTGCGCAAGTCGCTCCTGCCCGTGGCCTGGTACCCGCTGGAGCTCAACCTGCGCCTGGACTCGGCCATCGCGGAGGTGCTGTCTCCGGAGGACGAGAGCCGGGCCTTCATCGAGATGGGGCGGGCCTCCGCGGAGGAGTCACTGCGGGGGCCCCAGCACGCCTTCCTCCAGGCGGGGGATCCTCACTTCCTGCTGAGCCAGGCGGCGCGCATCTACCGGTTCTATTACGCGGTGGGGTCGCGGACGTACGACAAGACAGGGCCCCGGTCCGCCATCCTGCGCACCTTCAGCGCGGAGAACGTGACGGAGGCGGACTGCCTCACCATCATCGGCTGGCACGAGCGCGCCATCGAGCTGTCGGGAGGACTGACGCCCCGCATCACCCACCCGCTGTGCCGGGCCCAGGGCGCGCCGCACTGCGAATACCACTGCTGCTGGGACTGA
- a CDS encoding dicarboxylate/amino acid:cation symporter, with protein sequence MKAHHKMLIGILTGTVAGLTANALASKSAWLDGLVSNVAAPVGQIFIRLLLMLVVPLLFAALVMGVADLDLKQVGRLGARTLGYTIVFSTISVLLGLVLVNIIQPGANLSEEARALAKQGTHVKAAPPPSETSFGAVLMSMVPTNPIKAAADGDMIGIIVFALIFGLGVALTPTESAKHLRDTIQGLYDVMMKLIDGVLKLAPYGVAALLFAMTAKLGLSILAQLAAYVGTVLLALGLHMFVVYSLSVRFLGGRNPIEFFRDCRLAIVTAFSTSSSSATLPTALKVAEENLKLPPNVSRFVLTAGSAMNQNGTALFEGVTVLFLAQVYDVPLNLQQQALIMFICILAGIGTAGVPAGSIPVIAMILGMFKIPVEGLGLILGVDRFLDMCRTTLNVTGDLAAAVYVAKGEPNVQTDAEQPAGNPHSPHSS encoded by the coding sequence ATGAAGGCTCACCACAAGATGCTCATCGGCATCCTCACCGGCACGGTGGCGGGACTCACCGCCAATGCCCTGGCCAGCAAGTCAGCGTGGCTGGACGGGCTCGTGTCCAACGTGGCCGCCCCCGTGGGGCAGATCTTCATCCGCCTGCTGCTCATGCTGGTGGTGCCGCTGCTCTTCGCCGCGCTCGTCATGGGGGTTGCGGACCTGGACCTGAAGCAGGTGGGCCGGCTGGGTGCCCGGACGCTGGGGTACACCATCGTCTTCTCCACCATCTCCGTCCTGTTGGGCCTGGTGCTGGTGAACATCATCCAGCCTGGAGCCAACCTGAGCGAGGAGGCCCGCGCGCTGGCGAAGCAGGGCACCCACGTGAAGGCCGCGCCTCCTCCGTCGGAGACGTCCTTCGGCGCGGTGCTCATGTCCATGGTGCCCACCAACCCCATCAAGGCCGCGGCCGATGGGGACATGATTGGCATCATCGTCTTCGCGCTCATCTTCGGTCTGGGCGTGGCGCTCACCCCGACGGAGTCCGCGAAGCACCTGCGCGACACCATCCAGGGACTCTACGACGTGATGATGAAACTCATCGACGGCGTATTGAAACTCGCGCCCTATGGCGTCGCGGCGCTGCTGTTCGCGATGACGGCGAAGCTGGGCTTGAGCATCCTCGCGCAGCTGGCCGCCTACGTGGGCACGGTGCTGCTGGCGCTGGGCCTGCACATGTTCGTCGTCTATTCGCTGTCGGTGCGCTTCCTGGGCGGGCGCAACCCCATCGAGTTCTTCCGCGACTGCCGGCTGGCCATCGTCACCGCCTTCTCCACGTCCTCCTCCAGCGCCACGCTGCCCACCGCGCTCAAGGTCGCCGAGGAGAACCTCAAGCTGCCGCCCAACGTGTCGCGCTTCGTGCTCACCGCGGGCTCGGCCATGAACCAGAACGGCACCGCGCTCTTCGAGGGCGTCACGGTGCTCTTCCTCGCCCAGGTCTACGACGTGCCGCTGAACCTCCAGCAGCAGGCGCTCATCATGTTCATCTGCATCCTGGCGGGCATCGGCACCGCCGGAGTGCCCGCGGGCTCCATCCCCGTCATCGCGATGATTCTGGGCATGTTCAAGATTCCGGTGGAGGGCCTGGGCCTCATCCTGGGCGTGGACCGCTTCCTGGACATGTGCCGCACCACGCTCAACGTCACCGGCGACCTGGCCGCAGCCGTCTACGTGGCAAAGGGAGAACCGAACGTCCAGACAGACGCCGAGCAGCCGGCGGGAAATCCCCACTCCCCTCACTCCTCCTGA
- a CDS encoding OPT family oligopeptide transporter, giving the protein MSQSSPHSTPNPSEAPGPRPDANTHAPGVTAEKDPELYWLKNVYQGGSRQLTVRAVIAGMLIGAVMCLSNLYVILKTGWSLGVTITACILAFAVFGTLRSLRVLKNDFTALENNAMGSVASAAGYMTGGGNMAAVPALLMLTGALPPSGWLVVWFAVISALGVFAAIPIKRQLINIEALPFPTGTATAETIRALHGHGEVARRKSRLLTGAGAIGALLVVLRDARFSWLTNVPDKVSLPFTMLGKKASAWTLSLDFSLLMVGAGALVSFKTGWSMLLGAVLAYGFLAPSMVAQGEIAEVTYKAINSWMVWTGSALLVSSGLLSFAFQWRSVARSFKALSGLFGKRSEQEEKDPLAGIECPPSWFPLGFAVLGPVAVFLMAYLFHIPWWAGVMALPLAVVMGVIASRVTGETDTTPTKALGPVTQLIFGGLAPGNIPANVMSANATGGVGLHAADLLTDLKSGWLLGANPRQQFIAQLFGVVAGAAVVVPVFNILIPTPDVLGSVDFPAPATMVWAGVSKLLATGVSAMPISARWGATCGATLGVTLVLLERWAPAKLKSYVPSAAGFGLAIVIPASSSIAFFIGAAIAEMLRRTRPKLAEETVLPISSGFIAGESLLGIGIAMLKAFGAMPK; this is encoded by the coding sequence ATGAGCCAGTCCTCACCCCACTCGACGCCCAATCCCAGCGAGGCCCCCGGCCCGCGCCCTGACGCCAACACCCACGCGCCCGGGGTTACGGCGGAGAAGGACCCGGAGCTGTACTGGCTCAAGAACGTCTACCAGGGTGGCTCGCGGCAGCTCACCGTGCGCGCCGTCATCGCCGGCATGTTGATTGGCGCGGTGATGTGTCTGTCCAACCTGTACGTCATCCTCAAGACGGGTTGGAGCCTGGGCGTCACCATCACCGCGTGCATCCTCGCCTTCGCGGTGTTCGGCACGCTGCGCTCGCTGCGCGTGCTGAAGAACGACTTCACGGCCCTGGAGAACAACGCCATGGGCTCGGTGGCGTCCGCGGCCGGCTACATGACGGGCGGTGGCAACATGGCCGCCGTCCCGGCGCTCCTCATGCTCACCGGCGCGCTGCCTCCGTCTGGCTGGCTGGTGGTGTGGTTCGCCGTCATCTCCGCGCTGGGCGTCTTCGCCGCCATCCCCATCAAGCGCCAGCTCATCAACATCGAGGCGCTGCCGTTCCCCACGGGCACGGCCACCGCGGAGACCATCCGCGCGCTGCACGGCCACGGTGAAGTGGCCCGCCGCAAGTCGCGCCTGTTGACGGGCGCGGGAGCCATTGGCGCGCTGCTGGTGGTGCTGCGCGACGCGCGCTTCTCGTGGCTGACCAACGTCCCGGACAAGGTGAGCCTGCCCTTCACGATGCTGGGCAAGAAGGCCTCCGCGTGGACGCTGTCGCTCGACTTCAGCCTGCTGATGGTGGGCGCGGGCGCGCTGGTGAGCTTCAAGACGGGCTGGTCCATGTTGTTGGGCGCGGTGCTCGCGTACGGCTTCCTGGCGCCGTCCATGGTGGCGCAGGGCGAAATCGCCGAGGTGACGTACAAGGCCATCAACTCGTGGATGGTGTGGACGGGCTCGGCGCTGCTGGTGTCGTCCGGCCTGCTGTCGTTCGCGTTCCAGTGGCGGAGCGTGGCCCGCTCCTTCAAGGCGCTCTCGGGACTGTTCGGCAAGCGCTCCGAGCAGGAGGAGAAGGACCCGCTGGCGGGCATCGAGTGTCCGCCGTCATGGTTCCCCCTGGGCTTCGCGGTGCTGGGCCCGGTGGCCGTGTTCCTGATGGCCTACCTGTTCCACATCCCGTGGTGGGCGGGAGTGATGGCGCTGCCCCTGGCCGTGGTGATGGGCGTCATCGCCAGCCGCGTCACCGGTGAGACGGACACCACGCCCACGAAGGCGCTCGGCCCCGTCACGCAGCTCATCTTCGGAGGCCTGGCGCCGGGGAACATCCCCGCCAACGTGATGAGCGCCAACGCCACGGGCGGCGTGGGGCTTCACGCGGCGGATCTGCTGACGGACCTGAAGTCCGGCTGGCTGTTGGGCGCCAACCCGCGTCAGCAGTTCATCGCGCAGCTGTTCGGCGTGGTGGCGGGCGCGGCGGTGGTGGTGCCCGTGTTCAACATCCTGATTCCCACGCCGGATGTGCTGGGCTCGGTGGACTTCCCCGCGCCGGCGACGATGGTGTGGGCGGGCGTGTCCAAGCTGCTGGCCACGGGTGTGTCCGCGATGCCCATCTCCGCCCGCTGGGGCGCGACGTGTGGCGCCACTCTGGGCGTCACCCTGGTGCTGTTGGAGCGGTGGGCGCCGGCGAAGCTGAAGTCCTACGTGCCGTCGGCGGCGGGCTTCGGTCTGGCCATCGTCATCCCCGCGTCCAGCTCCATCGCCTTCTTCATCGGCGCGGCCATCGCGGAAATGCTGCGTCGCACGCGGCCCAAGCTGGCGGAGGAGACCGTGCTGCCCATCTCCTCGGGCTTCATCGCGGGAGAGAGCTTGTTGGGCATCGGTATCGCCATGCTGAAGGCGTTCGGCGCGATGCCCAAGTAG
- a CDS encoding peptidylprolyl isomerase, whose product MRVAKDSIVSLEYRLHLGDGQVIDQSEPSQPLAYLHGHRQIVPGLEGALEGLTQGDSKQVVVQPAQGYGEHDPEGVRVVPRAMLPPGFNPQAGQTLMAQTDQGDIPLRIQEVRGDEVVVDLNHPLAGKTLHFDVTVKDVRAASPEELSHGHVHGPGGHQHG is encoded by the coding sequence ATGAGGGTCGCCAAGGATTCAATCGTCTCGCTGGAGTACCGGCTGCACCTGGGTGACGGACAGGTCATCGACCAGAGTGAGCCCAGCCAGCCGCTCGCCTATCTGCATGGGCACCGTCAAATCGTCCCGGGCCTGGAGGGCGCGCTCGAGGGCCTCACCCAGGGGGACAGCAAGCAGGTGGTGGTGCAGCCCGCCCAGGGCTATGGCGAACATGACCCGGAGGGCGTGCGGGTCGTCCCGCGCGCCATGTTGCCCCCGGGCTTCAACCCCCAGGCCGGGCAGACGCTGATGGCCCAGACGGACCAGGGCGATATCCCCCTGCGCATCCAGGAGGTGCGGGGCGACGAGGTGGTCGTCGACCTCAACCACCCGCTCGCGGGCAAGACGCTGCACTTCGACGTCACCGTGAAGGACGTCCGCGCCGCCTCCCCCGAGGAGCTCTCCCACGGCCACGTGCATGGTCCCGGTGGGCATCAGCACGGCTGA